The proteins below come from a single uncultured Sunxiuqinia sp. genomic window:
- a CDS encoding transposase yields MQNDRKKRQVTTAKYFSGPTGSVYQKEHELCRLAEQVDWQSGEDEFRSYYCPYNGRPSIPIRKIVGVLLLKMMFSHSYEWGVDRWQENPYWQYF; encoded by the coding sequence TTGCAAAATGATAGGAAAAAGAGACAAGTCACTACAGCTAAATATTTTTCAGGTCCCACTGGTTCAGTTTATCAAAAGGAACACGAATTATGTCGATTGGCTGAACAGGTCGACTGGCAATCGGGTGAAGATGAATTTAGAAGCTACTACTGTCCGTACAACGGGCGCCCCTCTATTCCAATCCGTAAGATTGTCGGTGTTTTGCTGTTGAAGATGATGTTCAGCCATAGCTATGAATGGGGTGTTGACCGTTGGCAGGAGAATCCTTATTGGCAATATTTCTGA
- the mltG gene encoding endolytic transglycosylase MltG, which yields MNLMSTNRLHLSPKLNKWVIIFFALAFIVAGLRGYQLFQYVFAENVKHSGSITIPLEASYQDVLDSLESNEILINEKAFKWVAKKKKYPTTIKAGKYVFSKGMNTNQIVNMLRAGDQKPVSVIFNNLRFIDELAGSVSHDIEPDSLELLSLLTDSSVIQQYGFNQFSFHAMFIPNTYEFYWTTTPWQFVERMHSEYERFWNTDRLAKAKSLGLTPVEVSTIASIVQEETIKADEKPRVAGLYLNRIKKGMLLQADPTIKFALGDFGIKRVLTKYLSIDSPYNTYTHAGLPPGPINFPEISSIEAILNAEDHSYLYMCASDEFNGYHNFAKTLRQHNQNAARYQAALNARKIWE from the coding sequence ATGAATTTAATGTCGACTAATCGATTACATCTGTCTCCAAAACTCAATAAATGGGTGATTATTTTTTTTGCACTGGCATTTATCGTTGCAGGGCTTCGGGGCTACCAGCTTTTTCAATATGTGTTTGCCGAGAACGTCAAGCATTCCGGCAGTATTACAATTCCGTTAGAAGCCAGCTACCAGGATGTGTTGGATTCGCTTGAGTCGAACGAAATCCTGATTAATGAAAAGGCTTTTAAGTGGGTAGCAAAAAAGAAGAAATACCCCACAACGATAAAAGCCGGGAAATATGTTTTTAGCAAAGGAATGAATACCAACCAGATCGTAAATATGTTACGGGCAGGAGATCAAAAGCCGGTATCGGTTATTTTTAATAACCTTCGCTTTATTGATGAGCTGGCCGGGTCGGTCTCACACGATATTGAGCCCGACTCGCTGGAATTACTCTCACTCCTGACAGACAGCTCTGTTATTCAACAATATGGCTTTAATCAATTTTCGTTTCACGCCATGTTTATTCCCAATACCTACGAGTTTTACTGGACCACCACTCCCTGGCAGTTTGTCGAGCGCATGCACTCAGAATATGAACGTTTTTGGAACACGGACCGTCTGGCTAAAGCAAAGTCGCTTGGCTTAACGCCGGTAGAAGTCTCAACAATAGCTTCTATTGTTCAGGAAGAAACAATAAAAGCAGATGAAAAACCCCGGGTGGCAGGTTTATATTTAAACCGAATAAAAAAAGGCATGTTGCTGCAGGCTGATCCAACCATTAAGTTTGCTTTAGGTGATTTTGGAATAAAACGGGTTTTGACCAAATACCTCTCGATCGATTCGCCTTACAATACTTACACACACGCAGGCTTGCCTCCCGGTCCCATCAATTTTCCTGAGATATCCAGTATTGAAGCTATTTTAAACGCTGAAGATCACAGCTATTTGTACATGTGTGCCAGTGACGAGTTTAATGGCTACCACAATTTTGCGAAAACCCTGCGTCAACATAATCAAAATGCGGCACGCTATCAGGCAGCTTTAAATGCACGAAAAATATGGGAATAA
- a CDS encoding FprA family A-type flavoprotein, producing the protein MHQVKLAENIYYLGYNDRRTQLFENIWPIPNGVSYNSYLIDDEKVALVDTVERAFIDDYLEDIDAILGGRPVDYLIINHMEPDHSGALRAIVMKYPNITLVGNKKTFGFVESFYMKPTNTLEVHDNSVLELGKNKIQFQTVPMVHWPETMVSFEETNKILFSGDAFGSFGTLDGGVFDDEINLDFYENDIMRYFTNIVGKYCPHTQRAIKKLTPLDIKMIAATHGPIWRTDLEWVLSRYNKWSTYTTDPGCVVVYGSMYGNTQKMAEVIARQLSERGIKDIRVYDSSKTHKSYIINDIFRYKGFIVGSCAYNNAMFPNVENLLTTVQHMGVKDHYLGVFGNFAWNGGGVKNLMKFAETSKWDLVYDPIEEKGTLKEEKYQKCIDLANAMADKLLAE; encoded by the coding sequence ATGCATCAGGTTAAACTTGCTGAAAATATCTACTATTTGGGTTATAATGATCGGAGAACCCAGCTATTCGAAAATATTTGGCCGATCCCGAATGGTGTTTCTTATAATTCATACTTGATTGACGACGAGAAAGTTGCCTTGGTTGATACCGTTGAGCGTGCTTTTATTGATGATTATCTAGAAGATATTGACGCTATTCTAGGTGGCCGTCCGGTGGACTATTTAATCATCAATCATATGGAGCCCGATCATTCAGGAGCTTTGCGTGCTATTGTTATGAAATACCCGAACATCACTTTAGTGGGGAATAAAAAGACCTTTGGTTTTGTCGAGTCATTTTACATGAAACCAACCAACACGCTCGAAGTGCACGACAATTCGGTTCTGGAGCTCGGGAAAAACAAAATACAATTTCAAACTGTGCCAATGGTTCATTGGCCCGAAACGATGGTCAGCTTTGAGGAAACAAACAAAATTTTATTCTCGGGTGATGCCTTCGGAAGCTTCGGTACCTTAGATGGTGGTGTCTTTGATGATGAAATCAACCTTGATTTTTACGAAAATGATATCATGCGCTATTTTACCAACATTGTTGGTAAATATTGTCCGCATACACAACGTGCCATAAAAAAATTGACACCACTCGATATTAAAATGATTGCTGCTACACACGGACCAATCTGGCGAACAGATTTGGAGTGGGTGTTAAGTCGCTATAATAAATGGAGCACCTACACAACTGATCCGGGTTGCGTTGTGGTTTATGGTTCGATGTATGGAAATACCCAAAAAATGGCTGAAGTGATTGCTCGTCAGTTGTCAGAACGAGGCATCAAAGATATTCGCGTTTATGATTCTTCAAAAACGCATAAATCATACATCATCAACGATATTTTCCGTTACAAAGGATTTATTGTTGGCAGCTGTGCATACAATAATGCCATGTTCCCTAATGTTGAAAACCTCTTGACTACGGTTCAGCACATGGGCGTGAAAGACCACTATTTGGGTGTGTTCGGAAACTTTGCCTGGAATGGGGGAGGCGTGAAAAACCTGATGAAATTTGCCGAAACTTCGAAATGGGATTTGGTATACGACCCCATTGAAGAAAAAGGAACTTTGAAAGAAGAAAAATATCAAAAATGTATTGATTTGGCGAATGCAATGGCCGATAAATTGTTGGCAGAATAA
- a CDS encoding DUF6261 family protein, with the protein MSQNEPYRLACEALWVEFEKNGLTLYTANYGEETAAIDSLVNDLSKPENQAQLATINAQEWKDELERDNQAFVEAIRKCSAVRSADDTVTDLEALKELQTAVELLLNVLNTLHAMNEPVVIAEAADISEATTSAKQSTNNISDYGEVVAPS; encoded by the coding sequence TTGAGCCAAAACGAACCCTACCGACTGGCTTGCGAAGCGTTATGGGTTGAGTTTGAGAAAAATGGCCTGACCTTGTACACCGCGAATTATGGTGAAGAAACTGCAGCCATCGACAGTTTGGTGAACGACTTGAGTAAGCCCGAAAATCAAGCACAACTGGCGACCATCAACGCGCAGGAGTGGAAAGACGAGCTGGAACGCGATAACCAGGCGTTTGTTGAAGCAATCCGCAAATGTAGTGCCGTGCGGTCGGCCGATGATACTGTGACCGACCTGGAGGCTTTAAAAGAGCTGCAGACTGCTGTAGAATTGCTGCTTAATGTGCTCAATACCCTGCATGCGATGAACGAGCCTGTGGTAATTGCTGAAGCGGCAGACATCAGCGAAGCCACCACATCGGCTAAGCAGAGCACCAACAATATAAGTGATTATGGGGAAGTAGTAGCACCGAGTTAA
- a CDS encoding altronate dehydratase family protein — protein MAADFIKINALDNVVIALKNFSQGEVIEIDNQQIIILSADIPSGHKIAVNTIPEGENIIKYGVPIGHAIKEIKVGEHVHVQNTKTNLSGTIAYEFNQKLNELAIKNQDRTFKGFKRGNGDVGIRNELWIVPTVGCVNGQADQIISQFKAKYPATDIDNVQVFRHSYGCSQLGDDHTNTQKALADLINHPNAGGVLVMGLGCENNQIDHLKKFIGEYDTDRVKYIVSQDVEDEVEEGLKLFEEIYEIMRHDKREDCPISALKIGLKCGGSDGLSGITANPLVGAFSDFLIAQGGTTILTEVPEMFGAEHLLMERAESKEVFDKTVSLINNFKEYYMKHDLPVYENPSPGNKQGGITTLEDKSLGCTQKGGTATVVDVLSYAERIKKNGLNLLSAPGNDLVAASALGFSGCQMVLFTTGRGTPFGSFVPTMKISTNTALFEKKRNWIDFNAGKLVEGTPMDELVQDLLDEIITVSEGKKLKHELSGFKEIAIFKTGITL, from the coding sequence ATGGCCGCAGATTTCATTAAAATTAACGCACTTGATAATGTAGTAATTGCATTGAAAAATTTTTCACAGGGAGAAGTCATCGAAATCGATAACCAACAAATTATTATCCTTTCGGCTGATATTCCAAGTGGACACAAAATCGCTGTAAATACAATTCCTGAAGGTGAAAATATTATCAAGTATGGTGTTCCAATCGGACATGCTATAAAAGAGATAAAGGTAGGCGAACATGTTCATGTCCAAAACACCAAAACAAACTTATCGGGTACCATTGCTTACGAATTCAATCAAAAGCTAAATGAGCTGGCGATTAAAAATCAAGATCGCACTTTTAAAGGATTCAAGCGTGGCAACGGAGACGTTGGTATTCGTAATGAATTGTGGATTGTGCCAACTGTTGGATGCGTAAACGGACAGGCTGACCAGATTATCAGCCAGTTTAAAGCCAAGTATCCGGCAACCGACATTGACAATGTACAGGTTTTCAGACACAGTTATGGTTGTTCTCAACTTGGTGACGACCATACGAACACCCAAAAAGCATTAGCAGACCTCATCAATCATCCCAACGCCGGGGGTGTATTGGTCATGGGCTTGGGTTGCGAGAACAACCAGATTGATCATCTGAAAAAATTCATTGGAGAATACGACACAGACCGGGTGAAGTATATCGTTTCGCAGGATGTGGAAGATGAAGTTGAAGAAGGCTTAAAGTTGTTCGAAGAGATTTACGAGATTATGCGCCATGACAAGAGAGAGGACTGTCCGATTTCTGCATTGAAAATAGGATTAAAATGTGGTGGTTCCGATGGTTTATCAGGAATTACTGCAAATCCTCTGGTTGGAGCGTTCTCCGATTTTCTGATTGCTCAGGGAGGAACAACCATTCTGACCGAAGTACCTGAAATGTTTGGCGCTGAGCACCTGTTGATGGAGCGTGCCGAAAGCAAAGAAGTTTTCGACAAAACAGTTAGCCTGATCAACAACTTCAAGGAGTACTATATGAAACACGACCTTCCGGTGTACGAAAATCCGTCGCCGGGAAACAAACAAGGTGGTATTACAACGCTTGAAGACAAATCGCTGGGATGCACCCAAAAAGGTGGAACAGCAACCGTTGTTGATGTATTGTCGTACGCTGAGCGAATCAAGAAAAATGGTTTAAACCTGCTTTCGGCTCCGGGTAATGACCTTGTTGCTGCTTCGGCTTTAGGATTCAGCGGCTGCCAAATGGTGCTGTTTACAACCGGTCGTGGAACACCGTTCGGTAGTTTTGTACCCACCATGAAAATTTCAACCAATACGGCTCTTTTCGAGAAGAAAAGAAACTGGATTGATTTCAATGCCGGAAAGCTGGTTGAAGGCACGCCAATGGATGAGTTGGTGCAAGATCTGTTAGATGAAATCATCACCGTTTCGGAAGGTAAAAAATTGAAACACGAACTAAGTGGATTCAAGGAAATTGCTATCTTTAAAACCGGTATAACCTTATAA
- a CDS encoding tagaturonate reductase: protein MQLNRTNVKNAEKYPTKILQFGEGNFLRAFADWMVQKMNNEIGFNAGVDVVQPLPTGMVDLLNKQDGLYNVYLKGIKDGKPVKEFEFIQAINKGINPYSEFDVYKASILNPELRFVISNTTEAGIAFDENDTLDMEPQNSFPGKVTALLYERFKAFEGASDKGLIFFTCELIDRNGDMLKKYVLKHANNWNLGDEFTQWVETACAFCNTLVDRIVPGFPKDDIKEIQAELGYEDNLVVVGEYFHLWVIEAPEWVAREFPAEQAGLEVKFVKDMTRFREQKVAVLNGAHTGSYAVSFLYGIDTVREAYESIEVGNFMKEMVYEEVLPVLDGTEKELKSFAGKILERFSNPYIRHLWQSIALNAMSKWETRNLPSLLGFVEKHDMLPQKLVFSLAAMISYFKGQTENGEYQVQDDQWILDFYKEAWAACDGRPISVYELVEKVLGLDKVWKQNLNEIPNLTITVSHYLFLINQVGMKKAVKAVLSAKNPLMGMTIEGKAKDEQTVVNN from the coding sequence ATGCAATTGAACAGAACGAACGTTAAAAATGCAGAGAAATACCCAACCAAAATTCTTCAATTTGGTGAAGGTAACTTCTTAAGAGCCTTTGCTGATTGGATGGTTCAAAAAATGAACAACGAAATTGGCTTCAACGCCGGTGTTGATGTGGTACAGCCACTACCAACCGGAATGGTTGATTTGCTAAACAAGCAAGACGGTCTTTACAATGTATACCTGAAAGGGATTAAAGACGGAAAGCCTGTTAAAGAATTTGAATTTATTCAAGCAATTAATAAAGGAATCAATCCTTACTCTGAATTTGATGTTTACAAAGCATCAATTCTAAATCCTGAATTACGCTTTGTGATTTCCAATACCACTGAAGCAGGTATTGCTTTCGACGAAAACGACACCCTTGACATGGAGCCTCAAAACTCCTTCCCCGGAAAGGTAACCGCATTGTTATATGAGCGTTTCAAAGCATTTGAAGGTGCTTCAGACAAAGGACTTATTTTCTTCACCTGCGAATTGATCGACCGCAACGGCGATATGTTGAAGAAATATGTACTGAAACATGCCAACAACTGGAATCTTGGCGATGAATTCACCCAATGGGTTGAAACGGCCTGTGCATTCTGTAATACCTTGGTTGACCGCATTGTTCCGGGATTTCCGAAAGACGATATCAAAGAAATTCAGGCTGAGCTTGGATACGAAGATAACCTGGTTGTGGTTGGCGAATACTTCCACCTTTGGGTAATTGAAGCACCAGAGTGGGTTGCTAGAGAATTCCCTGCAGAGCAAGCCGGATTAGAAGTGAAATTCGTAAAAGACATGACTCGTTTCCGCGAGCAAAAGGTAGCTGTACTGAACGGAGCCCATACCGGAAGTTACGCGGTATCTTTCTTATACGGTATTGATACCGTTCGTGAAGCCTACGAAAGCATTGAAGTGGGTAACTTTATGAAAGAGATGGTTTATGAGGAAGTTCTTCCGGTACTGGATGGTACAGAAAAAGAACTGAAATCATTTGCCGGTAAAATCCTTGAGCGATTCTCGAACCCCTATATTCGTCACCTATGGCAAAGTATTGCTTTAAATGCCATGTCGAAATGGGAAACACGTAACTTACCATCATTACTTGGTTTTGTTGAAAAACACGACATGTTACCACAAAAGCTCGTATTCTCGTTGGCTGCAATGATTTCGTATTTTAAAGGTCAAACAGAGAACGGCGAATATCAGGTGCAAGACGACCAGTGGATTCTTGATTTTTACAAAGAAGCCTGGGCTGCATGTGATGGACGTCCGATTTCGGTTTACGAATTGGTAGAAAAAGTATTGGGGCTGGATAAAGTATGGAAACAAAACCTGAACGAGATTCCAAACCTTACCATTACGGTTAGCCACTACTTATTCCTGATCAACCAGGTGGGAATGAAAAAAGCTGTAAAAGCTGTATTGAGCGCAAAAAACCCATTGATGGGTATGACTATAGAAGGTAAAGCAAAAGACGAACAAACCGTTGTCAATAATTAA
- a CDS encoding SGNH/GDSL hydrolase family protein, with amino-acid sequence MSLSRRRFFKRAVTQTAGIASIPMILSATLPEEDKKKKDKFSMFDDDGIVLFQGDSITDARRNRDRQLPNDASSFGSGYALMAAASLLKKLPEKNLAIYNRGISGNKVYQLRDRWEEDCLELNPDVLSILIGVNDYWHKRNGKYDGTPEIYENDYRALLQRTKKALPDVRLVICEPFSITGGSAIGEGWQEELKPYRKTAKMLSKEFDTLFVPYHKIFKKALEHAPAAYWSGDGVHPSMAGAQLMGSAWLKVVK; translated from the coding sequence ATGAGCTTATCAAGACGAAGATTTTTTAAACGAGCAGTTACGCAAACTGCCGGTATCGCAAGTATTCCGATGATTTTATCAGCTACTCTACCGGAAGAGGATAAAAAGAAAAAGGACAAATTTTCAATGTTCGATGACGATGGAATTGTACTTTTCCAGGGGGATTCAATTACTGATGCCAGACGAAACCGTGATCGCCAATTGCCCAATGATGCAAGTTCATTTGGAAGTGGCTATGCCTTGATGGCAGCCGCAAGCTTGCTGAAAAAACTACCGGAAAAAAATCTGGCGATATATAACCGTGGAATAAGCGGTAATAAAGTATATCAATTACGTGATCGTTGGGAAGAAGACTGCTTAGAGTTGAACCCGGATGTGTTGAGTATTTTGATTGGCGTAAATGACTATTGGCATAAACGAAATGGAAAATATGACGGAACCCCAGAAATTTATGAAAATGATTATCGCGCTTTATTGCAAAGAACAAAGAAAGCTTTGCCCGATGTTAGATTGGTGATTTGTGAGCCGTTTTCAATTACGGGAGGTTCGGCAATTGGAGAAGGGTGGCAAGAAGAACTCAAACCGTATCGAAAGACTGCTAAAATGCTTTCGAAAGAGTTTGATACCCTGTTTGTTCCGTATCATAAAATATTCAAAAAAGCACTTGAACATGCTCCGGCTGCATATTGGAGTGGGGATGGGGTTCATCCTTCCATGGCGGGTGCACAACTAATGGGCAGCGCTTGGTTGAAGGTGGTGAAATGA
- a CDS encoding TetR/AcrR family transcriptional regulator codes for MSGKDEIVKREILVEAQRLFQQFGLKKTTMDEIAEACGKAKSTLYHYFKSKDEVFGAVIQLEMLNLRQFVKNKVEEHKTMLDKIKTYVIEFHKEVVNKVNLYRLIRQDSKLFGFAKDKFLKMMEFEQSYIVRILEDGFDSGEYNTSGKEDIPWIAEMFLASFYGVVQYGVEKDGYYNEEKIERIVELVVPRLFT; via the coding sequence ATGTCAGGCAAGGATGAAATTGTGAAAAGGGAGATCCTGGTAGAAGCACAGCGGTTGTTTCAACAGTTTGGGTTGAAGAAGACTACGATGGATGAAATTGCTGAAGCTTGCGGTAAGGCCAAAAGTACGCTTTATCATTATTTTAAAAGTAAAGATGAAGTGTTTGGTGCCGTTATTCAGTTGGAGATGTTGAATCTTAGACAATTCGTTAAAAATAAAGTGGAAGAGCATAAAACAATGCTCGATAAAATTAAGACTTATGTCATTGAGTTTCATAAAGAAGTGGTGAATAAGGTTAACCTGTATCGCCTCATTCGTCAGGATTCAAAATTGTTTGGTTTTGCGAAAGATAAGTTTCTGAAAATGATGGAGTTTGAGCAATCTTACATTGTTCGGATTCTGGAAGATGGTTTTGATTCCGGCGAGTACAATACTTCAGGAAAAGAAGATATTCCGTGGATTGCAGAGATGTTTTTAGCATCTTTTTACGGGGTTGTTCAATATGGAGTTGAGAAGGATGGCTATTACAACGAAGAGAAAATAGAACGGATTGTAGAACTAGTTGTGCCTCGACTTTTTACTTGA
- a CDS encoding TolC family protein: MIKKTIFKTLFALMLCPFGLMAQEQTQLLTFEDAWQLMIEQNPALLRVKEEIKQKEYELKVKRGLHLPQVSLSAQAVSMSDPLHLDLTPVRDAITPLYNTLGNYGVFSGVPNPDPATNSMMPVLPEDMSTSVVRKKLLEAGGEVQNAEWDKMIQEKNFANVSAAFVWPVFTGGKIKGANDAADVQIEMSHEDLRQAEGTLLTELVSRYYGLALGVQVSELRKQTLEGMQNHYADAQKLFDNGMIAKVELLHATVSKNEAERELKKAERNIEIIRSGLAATLASDSLNQVFPASLLFINKELSDLSYYVDKAKAQNPQLKQLEGKKELVEIKHKVEMQEYLPSLAMMGNYNIANKDLSPYMPDWLVGVGMKWTLFDGMARKNRIRASATLHSQVNYAEQKAHNDLKAYLTKLYQQLQMQMEQKTELESTLKLAEEYLRSTEKAFSEGFATSTSVVDAYTKVTQVKTLRLKVFYEYDVALASFLQTAGIPEEFTRFCSGENALTDSY, encoded by the coding sequence ATGATAAAAAAGACCATATTTAAAACACTTTTTGCCTTGATGCTATGTCCGTTTGGGCTCATGGCACAAGAGCAAACACAGCTGCTGACTTTTGAGGATGCATGGCAGCTTATGATTGAGCAAAATCCGGCACTTTTGCGTGTAAAAGAAGAAATTAAGCAAAAGGAGTACGAACTAAAAGTGAAAAGAGGCTTGCATTTACCGCAGGTTTCGTTGAGTGCGCAGGCGGTTTCAATGTCCGATCCTTTGCACCTCGATTTAACTCCTGTGCGCGATGCCATTACGCCGCTTTACAATACGTTGGGGAACTACGGTGTGTTTAGTGGTGTTCCCAATCCCGATCCGGCAACTAATTCGATGATGCCTGTTTTGCCCGAAGATATGAGTACTTCGGTTGTTCGGAAAAAATTATTGGAAGCTGGCGGAGAAGTCCAAAATGCGGAATGGGACAAGATGATACAGGAGAAAAATTTTGCCAACGTATCGGCTGCTTTTGTCTGGCCTGTTTTTACAGGCGGCAAAATAAAAGGAGCCAACGATGCGGCTGATGTGCAAATTGAAATGAGCCACGAAGATTTACGGCAGGCGGAGGGTACTTTATTGACCGAACTGGTAAGCCGTTATTATGGTCTGGCGCTTGGGGTTCAGGTAAGCGAACTTCGAAAGCAGACTTTGGAAGGCATGCAAAACCATTATGCTGATGCACAAAAGTTGTTTGACAACGGAATGATCGCAAAAGTAGAATTGCTGCATGCAACAGTTTCAAAAAACGAGGCTGAAAGAGAACTGAAAAAGGCTGAGCGTAATATTGAAATTATTCGTTCAGGGCTGGCTGCTACTCTGGCGAGCGATTCTTTAAATCAGGTGTTTCCTGCCAGTCTTTTATTTATCAATAAAGAATTGTCGGATTTATCGTACTACGTTGATAAAGCTAAAGCACAAAATCCGCAGTTGAAACAACTGGAAGGGAAAAAAGAATTAGTTGAGATTAAGCACAAAGTGGAAATGCAAGAATACTTGCCATCACTAGCTATGATGGGGAACTACAATATCGCGAACAAAGATTTGTCGCCATATATGCCCGACTGGTTGGTTGGAGTTGGAATGAAGTGGACCCTTTTTGATGGCATGGCTCGTAAAAACAGAATAAGGGCTAGTGCAACCTTACACAGTCAGGTTAATTATGCCGAACAGAAAGCGCACAATGACCTGAAAGCTTACTTAACAAAGTTGTACCAGCAGTTACAAATGCAAATGGAGCAAAAAACAGAGCTGGAATCAACACTCAAACTGGCTGAAGAATATCTTCGCAGTACCGAGAAAGCATTTAGCGAAGGTTTCGCAACTTCCACATCGGTGGTTGATGCTTATACCAAAGTAACACAGGTAAAAACCTTACGCTTAAAAGTGTTTTACGAATACGACGTCGCTTTAGCCAGCTTTCTGCAAACTGCTGGTATTCCCGAAGAGTTTACACGCTTTTGTTCAGGAGAAAATGCATTAACAGATTCATATTAG
- a CDS encoding efflux RND transporter periplasmic adaptor subunit, whose product MNKKTLTSIVVLVAIVAFVVYTFIIVLKPQPVILQGEVEAQQYNIASKVPGRIQEVAVKKGQTVKTGDFIFSISSPEIDAKLAEAHAARSAASAQSRKAQNGAQEEDIAAAYSVYVKAEAAAQFGEKTFARIQNLYDEGVVPEQQRDEAETKMKAARETAKAAKAVWQKAEKGAREEDKAAASALVERADAAIDQVQSYLDETSINSMANGEVSGVNIEQGELVSTGFPVVTVIDVDDIWVTFYVREDYLNHFKMGSTFEADLPGLENKTSAFKVTYISPTGSFARWNATKTSGEFDLKSFEIQARPVKKIEGLRPGMSAIVTLPENR is encoded by the coding sequence ATGAATAAAAAAACACTAACATCGATAGTTGTACTAGTTGCCATAGTTGCATTTGTAGTTTACACTTTTATTATTGTGCTAAAGCCGCAACCTGTTATTTTACAGGGAGAAGTGGAAGCTCAGCAATATAATATTGCATCAAAAGTGCCCGGTAGAATTCAGGAGGTGGCTGTTAAAAAAGGACAAACAGTTAAAACCGGTGACTTTATCTTTTCTATCAGCAGTCCCGAAATTGATGCCAAGTTGGCTGAAGCACATGCGGCTCGATCGGCTGCCAGTGCGCAAAGTAGAAAAGCACAAAATGGTGCTCAAGAAGAAGACATTGCGGCAGCCTATAGTGTGTATGTAAAAGCTGAAGCTGCAGCCCAGTTTGGCGAAAAAACCTTTGCTCGCATTCAGAATTTGTACGACGAAGGAGTGGTACCCGAACAGCAACGCGACGAGGCGGAGACAAAAATGAAAGCCGCTCGTGAAACGGCCAAGGCAGCCAAGGCAGTTTGGCAGAAGGCGGAGAAAGGAGCACGCGAGGAAGATAAAGCGGCGGCTTCGGCTCTTGTAGAACGGGCAGATGCCGCTATTGATCAGGTGCAGTCATACCTGGATGAAACCTCGATTAACTCTATGGCTAACGGCGAAGTTTCAGGCGTTAATATTGAGCAGGGCGAACTGGTTTCTACCGGATTTCCGGTGGTCACCGTAATCGATGTCGACGATATTTGGGTGACATTTTATGTGCGTGAAGATTACCTGAATCATTTTAAAATGGGAAGCACCTTTGAGGCCGATTTACCGGGCTTAGAGAATAAAACTTCAGCATTTAAGGTAACTTACATTAGCCCAACCGGAAGTTTTGCCCGTTGGAATGCTACCAAAACCTCGGGAGAATTCGACTTAAAATCGTTCGAAATTCAAGCACGACCCGTGAAAAAGATAGAGGGTTTGCGCCCGGGAATGTCTGCAATAGTAACTTTGCCCGAAAACCGTTAG